From one Pseudopipra pipra isolate bDixPip1 chromosome 2, bDixPip1.hap1, whole genome shotgun sequence genomic stretch:
- the LPAR6 gene encoding LOW QUALITY PROTEIN: lysophosphatidic acid receptor 6 (The sequence of the model RefSeq protein was modified relative to this genomic sequence to represent the inferred CDS: inserted 1 base in 1 codon), which yields MVSSNCSTEDSFKYTLYGCIFSMVFVLGLIANCVAIYIFTCTLKVRNETTTYMLNLAISDLLFVFTLPFRIYYFVTRNWPFGDILCKISVTLFYTNMYGSILFLTCISVDRFLAIVHPFRSKTLRTKRNAKIVCVAVWIIVLAGSTPASFFQSTNSHNNTAQRTCFENFSEDTWKTYLSRIVIFIETVGFFIPLILNVTCSTMVLRTLNKPLTLSRNKLSKKKVLKMIVVHLVIFCFCFVPYNITLILYSLMRTQTWINCSVVTAVRTMYPITLCIAVSNCCFDPIVYYFTSDXNPKFDKKEPVHKNT from the exons ATGGTAAGCTCTAATTGTTCCACTGAGGACTCCTTTAAATATACTTTGTATGGGTGTATCTTTAGCATGGTGTTTGTTCTCGGCCTCATAGCAAACTGTGTGGCTATCTACATTTTCACTTGTACCTTAAAAGTGCGAAATGAAACAACAACTTACATGCTTAATTTAGCCATATCGGATCTGCTTTTCGTGTTTACATTACCCTTCAGGATTTATTACTTTGTAACCAGAAACTGGCCATTTGGAGACATTCTTTGCAAGATTTCTGTCACCCTCTTTTATACAAATATGTATGGGAGCATTTTATTTCTGACGTGCATAAGCGTAGATCGCTTTTTAGCTATCGTACACCCCTTCCGATCTAAGACTCTTCGAACCAAGAGGAATGCAAAAATTGTCTGTGTCGCAGTGTGGATAATTGTGTTAGCAGGCAGCACACCAGCAAGCTTTTTCCAGTCTACAAACTCCCATAACAATACTGCACAAAGGACATGCTTTGAAAACTTTTCAGAGGACACGTGGAAAACCTACCTATCTCGGATTGTTATCTTCATTGAAacagttgggttttttattcCACTCATCTTGAATGTTACCTGCTCCACTATGGTCCTACGGACTTTGAATAAGCCGCTTACATTAAGCCGGAATAAATTAAGCAAGAAAAAGGTACTCAAAATGATTGTTGTCCATTTGGTGATATTCTGCTTCTGCTTTGTGCCTTATAACATTACCTTAATACTTTACTCCCTTATGAGAACACAGACCTGGATTAATTGCTCAGTGGTAACTGCAGTCAGGACTATGTACCCCATCACTCTGTGCATCGCCGTTTCAAACTGCTGTTTTGACCCTATAGTCTACTACTTCACATCAG ACAATCCAAAATTCGATAAAAAAGAACCGGTCCACAAGAACACGTGA